Within the Phaseolus vulgaris cultivar G19833 chromosome 9, P. vulgaris v2.0, whole genome shotgun sequence genome, the region TTTATACAGTGTCTCACATCTAACTTACACCAATATGGAAGATAACAAAAATTGACCTACTTTTTCATATTCCAGTCATAGTCATAGTTGACTTCTTCATTTTTCTaaaaaccatatttttttttttaccatttcATAAATTTGAACACTAGTTAATGGAATGAGACATCTCTCGCattcttggtgtccattaaaagTTTGTCTCAATCCATGATACATGTGACATTGATTTAGAAATCTATGATGCCAAAGGTACAtagttttccttccatgtttcaattgttcaCATGATGTGTTTTCTTCACAAACTAGACATGTTCTATGACCCTTCACATTATAATCTGACAAGTTTTCATATTCATAAAAGTCATCAATAGTACAAAATAACATTGCATGCATCTAGAAAGATTCATTGACAAACCCATCAAACACTTCAATCTCATGATCCCAcaataacttcaaatcttcaatcaatggacTAAGATAAACATTTATGTCATTTCCTGGTTGTTTTGGACTAGAGATCATCGTAGATGACATCATGTATTTACACTTCATACACAAACCTAGAGGTAAGTTATAAATCACTTGGAAAACATGACATGAAATATGATTGCTActtaaattttcaaaagtatTCATTCCATCAATAGCCAATCCAAGTCTTAAATTCCTTGATTCATTTCTAAATTTaggaaattctttatcaatgTTCTTCCATTGCAAAGAATCATCTTGATGAAGAAGCAGTCTATCGCATTTCCTATCATCTCCATGTCATCTAAGGTTCTTAACGTCATTTGGATTCACAAACATATGCTTAACCCTTGGAATTATTGCAAGATACCAAAAACACCTTCATTGGAGGACCGTCCTTTCTGACCTCATCATTATTCTCTCGTTGACCATTTTTAACCCTATAATGTGATAATACACACTTGAGACATAAAGTCTTGAAACTCTtttctatataaaataaatcattaggacatgaatgtatatttttatatttcatacTCGTCAAAAAAGGTATATTCTTTGCCTCATAATTTTGATTAGGTAATGTATTCCCTTTTGGAAGCATTTTCTTCAACAATTAAAGCGATCAtgtgaaacttttattgatccATCCATTCACTGCCTTCGaattcatcaaccttaacactACTGATAATCGTGTGGAGTTAGTTGGATCgcgatataataaattttttgcaTCAATGGACATATTGTAATACACAAGTGCTTCAACAAATGACTCTACTCCAACATCATGGATCATGTTCCCTAGTATGTCATCCACTGTCAAATCAATAAAGTTTGTCACACACTTGGTAAGTATAACAACTCACTATGCCACATccatgtataatttttaaaaaaatctatcgcacaaaagatgttctctaatttcCAAATCATGCAATGTCCTCCCATTCAAACAATTCACACAAGGATACCTCATCCTTCCTCCACTGTGACTACTATTGGCATTACGTTGtgcaaaatgtataaattcttcCACCTCTCTCTCTCATAAGCATCACTTATACGTGGTGAATTAATCCATACCAATCTATATCTACGTTATATGCGTACATTATTAGAGTTGTGTTTTCTACGATGCATGTAAATCTCACTTTTTTAATCAAAGGTCTGATCCTGTCTTATATATTGAAAAagattcatttttattataattcaatAGTACATAAACTTTAATCACCATCCCTTATATATCATAAACTTTCAGTTGCATTTCATATTGGTTTTCAGGTGACATAGAATCTCCACAATCAAATATGTACTTGAAAATCAACACAAAATacaataaactaaaattaagtaaaatatataaaatataaattataaattatatactaataaattaatagaaaGTTATTACCAGAGAATTAAACAATTAAAGATTCAATAACAACCTCTActactttttaatataaaacttaCTATGACGAAAAAATTATTACACaagttaatatattaatttttaaaaaaataaatcttaatAAATAAGTCTAACAAAAATTTAACAACATAACACATAAAATACAAACTTCTACAAATATAACAATATTTGTGGGATCAATACTAACAaattcaacaaaaataaatggtatataatttaagaatatataaatactaattaaatataataaaaattaaaaacactaACCTGAATCTGGAATGCACAAAGGTCAACTTTCAACAGTGAAAGAAGCGGTAGGAGAGTGACGGGGTTGCATAGGTGGAGGGGTCACGACAAGATGCAACTGGTCTTACTCGTAATAATTATCATTGTTTTTGTCAAAAAAAAAGTGACTTTTTAAATGTTGATTATTTTGTTAggataaataaataacatttagTTGATAAAACAAATAGGtaaaaaaagattaaattaGAATTAAATTGAGATTAAGTGTCTTGTATCTATAGGAATGACATGTTAAAGTTGGGACTATGTAATAAGTTAATAAATATTGTGTGTTTTAATCATTGGGAAGGAAAAATCTTAATTAATTCTTAAATTGTGTGTTGTTATTGTTTATTGAAAACCTTAACCTGTTTTCAAAAGTAGACAACAGTTGTCCACATATACTAGTTTTGTAAAATGTGCATCTTGATTAAGGATTTGTTCACCAAATTAGTTTGAAGCAGTTCCTCATAAGTGAGCGGAGTCagaaaagaaagtttgttggagGTTGGTGGGAGGTTGGCATTAAGTTAAATATGTTTGTGGAATTTCTTTTGGTTGTCAAAAGAACTAAAGAATTTCAAGCACCAAAACAAAGGGGAAAAAAAGAAACATTAGCGGCTTCCACATTCTGTTATTTCCTTTATTTATACTTCACATAATCATTTTCTTCACaccataatttattttaaaatttgggtAAGAGACGTGGAAATGCTACCACGAACTATTAGGATGTCGTATTCCGTATTAAACCCCAAGTgccatttttaaaaaaactaccATCACATTTTAGTTATGTCATCGGATGTTGCGTGTGGATATGCTAGAATTTAGGATTTTATTTAATCCgagataaatttaatttaatgtcGTTCATACTAAatactaccaactcgtgcgtgaagttatatgttatgggtggtccgataacggcccgatggcgggtgacctgataaacccaacaaatactcgttaggatagacgctgataccatgttaagaagtgaactttaagcctaactcaacctcataaaaccggctcaatgatGTGAGATTTGCAcccccacttatatattatgaaagactctaatctctagtcgatgtgtgaTTTCCAACAAGAATATTGATTCTTTTAGTATTTAAGATAactatatattttgaaatttaatttaaaattattattaaaataaaataatcttataTCCCATCTAATTCGTATATATTTTCACCTTAAATAAAAATACCTCTTTATTCCAAAGTTagaatagaaaaaattaaacatcacgtcaagataaaaataatgtaaCACCATACAATCATGATAATAGTAATATATTAACtggtttatataaatataacttcGATATTAAGATatctatataaaaaatgaattaccAAAAAATATGGTCAAAGTTTTACAAAACGATTTCAACCGCTACAAAATTTCGACCATAATATTAACTTTGTAATACATTAGTGCTAATTTAAGATGTAATGGTATTTTTGTTGAAAAGGGAAAATGGAGTAAATATTTAATACCTCAAATTTGTTCCAACTGTCACTGTCTCTCTTTTAATTGACgaacaaatttttaaacagAATTGGGAATAATTTGTAGTTGAGGAAATAACCCTTTTTGGTAGCCATGTGGTAATAGTTTTTCTTGCTTATGAGACGGTGAAGTCTTTATCAATCCTTTTCTCGTCCTTAAGAAACCATGGCATGGCCCAAACTTGCAAGCAATCAATTAGCTCACTCACCATACAAGGTAAGTTAATTGAATCACAAGAAAACAGTACAAAAGTTACAACTATAATTGTTATTCAAAATTAAAGTAATGCAAGTTATAGTATATACATTCACACTGTTTTTGAATAATGGATTTGCATATCTATCTAGAAGTTAAGTGACTTCTCTATCTATTTTTGTCATTTGATgtgaaaattctaaaacagTGGAGTTGGAAATGAGTCTGAATCAAGAACTTCTTGGGAAGGGGAAGAAGAAATATAGAAATGAGCCATATTGTCTCTATTTGACAAAGAAAATTGAACCATACTTACTCCACTCTCTCTTTCGGTGGTCttgaatattaataaaatatgaatacatTTTATGGGTATTTGAATTTGCGTACCAGTTGGGTACGTATGTGTAACAGCTTAGACTTTGGAGCAGCTACAAATGCTGACTCTTACGTAAATTAGTTCAAAGTTCCTTCTAATAGTGACGTATTAGGTAACCCTCTATCAAAAAGTCCTCtcattgaaattttatttctctGTCGTTATATATATTGACAAACTTGTACAAGTGCACTTCTGGTCAGAggcttcttttccttcttgcatTTGCTCTACAATTTCACcaacttttataaatttactAATTTACGAACTGATTTTTTCGCTTTTCATTTTTCAAACAGAGAACACTCTGCTTCAATTAATGAGCACTTATTCACTGGTTTTTACATCACATCTTTGTTTAGTCCATTTCTTTGTGAACTTATTTATtacattattcttttttaatttcactCGCCACCACATTCCACATGGATCATATTCATACCATACCAGACTACTTTTTGCCACTTTACTGTACAAAATTTTGTAAAAGAGGAGCATGAATATAATTTTGGTTTGCGTATTCACACATGGTCTTTGTGGGACCTGGGTGTGGTTGTTGGGACGGTGACAGGTGCAAGTAGGGGAGCCATTAACATCATTTCTAAATATCTTTATATCTTTATGAATATAAAAGCACTTCAGATGGAAGCATTGAGGTCACAGGCTCATAGCAAAAGCACTTGCTCCAATCTCGAATAAAGAATCTGAGGTAAATTGAAAGTATCAAGAATGGGTTCAACAGGTGAGACTCAGATCACTCCAAGCCATGTGTCTGATGAAGAGGCAAACCTGTTTGCCATGCAACTGGCGAGTGCCTCTGTCCTCCCAATGGTTCTGAAATCAGCGATTGAGCTTGATCTGTTGGAAATCATAGCCAAGGGTGGCCCTGGAGTTCATCTTTCTCCCTCCCAGATTGCTTCTCAGCTCCCAACACGCAACCCTGAGGCACCCGTCATGTTGGACCGCATCTTGCGCCTACTGGCTTCCTACAATATCCTCTCTTTCACTCTCCGCACTCTCCCTGATGGCAAGGTTGAGAGGCTCTATGGTCTTGCTCCTGTTGCCAAGTACTTGGTCAAGAACGAGGATGGCGTCTCCATTGCTGCTCTCAACCTCATGAACCAGGACAAAGTCCTCATGGAAAGCTGGTATCCGTAGTAGGATATAATTGAATTAAAACTATTTCCCTTTAGCAGTTAAATTAAAGTTGACATGACTGTGTTATTGTAGGTACTACTTGAAAGATGCAGTTCTTGATGGGGGCATTCCATTTAACAAGGCATATGGAATGACAGCCTTTGAGTACCATGGAACAGATCCAAGGTTTAACAAGGTTTTCAACAAGGGTATGGCTGATCACTCTACCATCACAATGAAGAAAATTCTTGAGACCTACACAGGCTTTGAGGGTCTTAAATCTCTGGTAGATGTTGGTGGTGGAACTGGAGCTATAATAAACATGATAGTCTCAAAGTATCCAAATATTAAGggtattaattttgatttaccCCATGTCATCGAAGACGCCCCATCTTATCCAGGTAGGTGTTTTTAAGTTCAGGAGGTTGCGATCATATTAGAGCTGTtgcttatattatttttttccaagCATTGTCACCCGTTCATGGAAAATTTTGACATTGCTGTTTTGGTGCAGGAGTGGAGCATGTAGGTGGAGACATGTTTGTGAGTGTTCCAAAAGCTGACGCTGTTTTTATGAAGGTGAATGTTAAAACTTGAATCCCTTTTTCTTACCTAGTTTAAAGGATTTCTTCTTACTTGTTTATGCTAatgattttaatttcatttatacCTCCAGTGGATTTGCCACGATTGGAGTGATGAACACTGTTTGAAGTTTCTGAAGAACTGCTACGATGCATTACCAGAAAACGGGAAGGTGATTGTGGCAGAATGCATTCTTCCAGTGGCTCCAGATTCTAGCTTGGCCACAAAGGGTGTGGTTCACATCGATGTGATAATGTTGGCTCATAATCCAGGTGGGAAAGAGAGAACAGAGAAAGAGTTTGAGGCTCTGGCCAAAGGATCTGGATTCCAAGGTTTCCGAGTCTTGTGCTCTGCTTTCAATTCCTACATCATGGAGTTTCTCAAGAAGGTTTAAGTTATTTGGCGTGTATTCAGATcgacttggatttggattttgaCTGAGGATATGCTTGTGGTGTTACTTACGAAGCTTTCACGGAAAAATGTAAATTTCTCTTCATACATTAggaaaataataatgaataaatttaaatgtGTACTccctttataaaataataacaagtTACTTATGTGACTTATATACGAGTTGATCACACATATTTTGGTGTCTCTCTTACGGTCATTCTTCAATAAACATCACTTTTACTTACCATgttattctaataattttaatttttttattgttaattactaTAAAGAAGTGTTATacattattagtattataaaagGGTCACATTACTTACTTTTTACACTTTCAAAATGTTTATATACAATAACTCtccttatatcttttttttttttttatcagcaactcTCCTTATTTCTTTAACGTGGACAATAAAGAAGCTAAATTTTACATGCATGAAATTGTAGAtctaatttgtattttttgtgCACCATTCCTCTCTTGCATGTGTCTAAGTTGTTTCATACCATTTTGTGTGATAGGGAAGTCTAAGTTGTTTCATACCACTTGGTTTAATTGCTTGAAACTTTATCTagattttacttaattttttttatcttgtaaaCGTTGGAACCTTGATTTACAATATCTTTGTCTTTCACGTTACATGAACATTGTCTCCCTTTTTCACAAAGTTCATTCTTATTGTCTTCCCTTTTTCAAAACGTTCATCTTTCTCTTTAGTAACTTACCAAGATCATGGAAGCATGTAACTGTGTAACTCAAGTTTCCGCTCCCTATAAGTAGATGTCTACACTCCTTTCCAGAAATCACACTTTTActcattctcttcttttttcttaTATTGGGTTCTTTGCTCTTAAGAGCTTGCTAGTAATGTGATCCTCGGCATACTACTCGATAAATTCTTGTTGTACTGTGGGGGTTTGGATAACATACCGCAAAAAAGTCCTTAATAGT harbors:
- the LOC137820377 gene encoding caffeic acid 3-O-methyltransferase; the encoded protein is MGSTGETQITPSHVSDEEANLFAMQLASASVLPMVLKSAIELDLLEIIAKGGPGVHLSPSQIASQLPTRNPEAPVMLDRILRLLASYNILSFTLRTLPDGKVERLYGLAPVAKYLVKNEDGVSIAALNLMNQDKVLMESWYYLKDAVLDGGIPFNKAYGMTAFEYHGTDPRFNKVFNKGMADHSTITMKKILETYTGFEGLKSLVDVGGGTGAIINMIVSKYPNIKGINFDLPHVIEDAPSYPGVEHVGGDMFVSVPKADAVFMKWICHDWSDEHCLKFLKNCYDALPENGKVIVAECILPVAPDSSLATKGVVHIDVIMLAHNPGGKERTEKEFEALAKGSGFQGFRVLCSAFNSYIMEFLKKV